Proteins from a genomic interval of Pelagibaculum spongiae:
- a CDS encoding AraC family transcriptional regulator, with the protein MFAELAPTDTVHLFSLIQYLRRQGHNTGRILRAMDLNRFGTQVEQLPATLPLRDFMLAIAKAKAFSNDPLICFHAGQQQTAADFSLLPQLSYYSRDIEQALRLYCRYLTVFNPGFPTRLLITNNEVKTPISNPHWTIEQAAPLMELRLSNCARLLRVISGYQSPDLIQRIEFEHACPEKNFNFDELLQAEVKFNQPCANLVIRRDALHCPILTSQPDMLNKVISLVEEKRLAAGSDSRHTVIRVRAAIRSGLSVQQSSLTYIAEQLNTSVSSLKRQLAANGCGFQQLLDLERQKEMNYWIIHTPVTLESICQKLGYASQASFNQACHRIMGRSPSALRKQAVG; encoded by the coding sequence ATGTTCGCAGAGCTTGCTCCAACAGATACAGTTCATCTGTTTTCTTTGATCCAATATTTGCGTCGTCAAGGGCATAATACCGGACGTATTTTACGTGCGATGGACCTTAATCGCTTTGGGACACAGGTTGAACAATTACCGGCAACACTACCTTTACGCGATTTTATGTTGGCGATTGCCAAAGCAAAAGCATTTAGCAATGATCCATTGATTTGTTTTCATGCTGGGCAGCAGCAGACGGCTGCTGACTTCTCGTTGTTACCGCAACTAAGCTATTACAGTCGCGATATTGAGCAAGCGTTGCGACTTTACTGTCGCTATTTAACCGTATTTAATCCGGGCTTTCCTACGCGCTTACTCATTACTAATAACGAAGTTAAGACACCGATTAGTAACCCGCACTGGACAATTGAGCAGGCTGCGCCATTAATGGAGCTCCGTTTATCAAATTGTGCTCGCTTGTTACGTGTTATTTCTGGATACCAATCTCCCGATTTGATTCAGCGGATTGAATTTGAGCATGCTTGCCCTGAGAAAAATTTTAATTTTGATGAACTACTGCAAGCTGAAGTTAAATTTAATCAACCTTGTGCGAATTTGGTTATTCGCCGTGATGCGCTTCATTGCCCCATTCTTACTAGTCAGCCAGATATGCTAAATAAAGTAATTAGTCTGGTTGAAGAAAAACGATTGGCAGCCGGTAGCGACTCTAGGCATACCGTAATAAGAGTGCGGGCAGCCATCCGAAGTGGGTTATCGGTACAACAAAGTTCATTGACCTATATTGCCGAGCAGTTAAATACCAGTGTAAGTAGTTTGAAGCGGCAGCTTGCAGCCAATGGTTGTGGGTTTCAGCAACTACTTGACTTGGAGCGACAAAAAGAAATGAATTACTGGATAATACATACGCCAGTAACTCTAGAGTCGATTTGTCAAAAGCTGGGTTATGCTTCGCAAGCGTCATTTAACCAAGCTTGTCATCGCATTATGGGGCGGTCTCCGTCTGCTTTACGTAAGCAAGCCGTTGGTTAA
- a CDS encoding peptidylprolyl isomerase, whose product MFKRALLLASLICFSWSAMANTQVLMKTNQGDVTLQLFDDKAPKTVKNFLDYVKAGYYEGTVFHRVIPGFMIQGGGFDAKLAKKETRPAVENEADNRISNKRGTIAMARTNDPHSATSQFFINQANNSNLNFREKTARAWGYTVFGRVIKGMSTVDTIAQLPTGAGGRFRKDVPRKPVIIEKIIIIETSK is encoded by the coding sequence ATGTTCAAGCGAGCACTCTTGCTAGCCAGCTTAATTTGTTTTAGCTGGTCAGCAATGGCCAACACTCAGGTGTTAATGAAAACTAACCAAGGTGACGTTACGCTGCAGTTGTTTGATGACAAAGCACCTAAAACCGTTAAAAATTTCCTGGATTATGTAAAAGCCGGTTACTACGAAGGCACTGTTTTTCATCGAGTAATCCCCGGCTTTATGATTCAGGGTGGTGGTTTTGATGCCAAGCTGGCAAAAAAAGAAACCCGCCCTGCGGTTGAAAATGAAGCAGACAACCGCATTTCCAACAAGCGCGGCACTATTGCCATGGCTCGAACGAACGATCCTCATTCAGCCACCAGCCAGTTTTTCATCAATCAGGCCAACAACTCAAACCTCAATTTCCGCGAGAAAACAGCTCGAGCTTGGGGCTATACCGTATTTGGCCGAGTGATTAAGGGCATGTCGACTGTCGACACTATCGCCCAACTGCCAACAGGTGCAGGTGGCCGCTTCCGTAAGGATGTGCCACGAAAGCCGGTAATTATTGAAAAAATCATCATCATTGAAACCAGTAAGTGA
- a CDS encoding peptidylprolyl isomerase, which yields MTAVVLTTNMGDIQIDLETEKAPKTCESFLAYVEEGFYSNTLFHRVIPGFMVQGGGFEPGMQQKVTKAAIRNEADNGLSNLTGTLAMARTNDPHSASCQFFVNVSDNKFLDFTDAHAQGWGYCVFAKVTSGMDIVEKIVGVKTTSRMGHQDVPVEDVFIESAKVVA from the coding sequence ATGACAGCTGTTGTATTGACCACCAACATGGGCGACATCCAGATTGATCTGGAAACAGAAAAAGCACCAAAAACTTGTGAAAGTTTTCTGGCCTATGTAGAAGAAGGCTTCTACAGCAACACCTTGTTTCACCGCGTTATCCCGGGCTTTATGGTTCAGGGTGGCGGTTTTGAGCCAGGTATGCAGCAAAAAGTGACCAAAGCAGCCATCCGCAACGAAGCAGATAACGGCTTATCTAATCTGACCGGCACATTAGCAATGGCTCGTACTAACGACCCACATTCCGCTAGCTGCCAGTTCTTCGTTAACGTTTCTGACAACAAATTTCTCGACTTTACCGATGCCCACGCTCAGGGCTGGGGTTATTGCGTATTCGCTAAAGTAACTAGCGGTATGGATATTGTTGAAAAAATTGTTGGCGTAAAAACGACTTCTCGCATGGGCCACCAAGACGTGCCAGTAGAAGACGTATTTATTGAATCAGCCAAGGTTGTTGCATAA
- a CDS encoding UDP-2,3-diacylglucosamine diphosphatase, which produces MIRFISDLHLDASQPKAAESFFQLLQQLPGNTRQLYILGDFFEAWIGDDSPDPFHQQVMQQLKLATDTGLKIFFMHGNRDFLIGEDFAKTTGCELISDPMTIELDGKKVLLMHGDSLCTDDLEYQKIRPMLRNPQWQADFLSKSIPERIAFAQQARAESSEHTSQTNMSIMDTNQQAIEQIMKQHNVATLIHGHTHRPAVHSLQIDGQPAQRIVLGDWYHQCSVLEFENGKFDLRSSAFSS; this is translated from the coding sequence ATGATCCGGTTTATTTCCGACCTACATCTGGATGCATCTCAGCCAAAAGCAGCGGAAAGTTTTTTCCAACTGCTACAACAACTGCCGGGTAATACTCGGCAGTTGTATATTCTGGGCGACTTTTTTGAAGCCTGGATCGGCGATGACTCCCCAGATCCCTTTCACCAGCAAGTGATGCAGCAACTTAAGCTAGCAACCGATACTGGTTTGAAAATATTCTTTATGCATGGCAATCGTGACTTTTTAATCGGCGAAGATTTTGCCAAAACCACTGGCTGTGAACTAATTAGCGATCCAATGACCATCGAGTTAGATGGCAAAAAAGTATTGCTGATGCACGGCGACAGTCTATGCACCGACGATTTGGAATATCAAAAAATTCGGCCAATGCTACGCAACCCGCAATGGCAGGCAGATTTTTTGTCAAAATCAATTCCAGAAAGAATCGCTTTTGCCCAGCAAGCCCGCGCTGAAAGTAGCGAACATACTAGCCAGACAAACATGTCGATCATGGATACCAATCAACAAGCGATTGAGCAAATCATGAAACAGCATAATGTCGCGACATTAATTCATGGCCACACCCATCGCCCGGCAGTTCATTCACTGCAAATTGATGGCCAGCCAGCCCAACGAATTGTATTGGGCGATTGGTATCACCAATGCAGCGTGCTGGAGTTCGAAAATGGAAAATTCGACCTGAGATCATCAGCTTTCTCCAGTTAG